From a region of the Tiliqua scincoides isolate rTilSci1 chromosome 4, rTilSci1.hap2, whole genome shotgun sequence genome:
- the ZHX1 gene encoding zinc fingers and homeoboxes protein 1, producing MASKRKSTTPCMVLTSEPDPDLEVVSDVEEGPPVITPAGSISSDEDSGEFVDSDNQQNKKVEGGYECKYCTFQTPDLNMFTFHVDSEHPNVVLSSSYVCLECKFVTKRYDALSEHNIKYHPGEENFKLTMVKRNNQTIFEQTVNDLTFDGSFTQEEKAKELEASEVPSSGGISISKTPIMKMMKNKNETKRIAVFHSTAEDGPAEEKNTESDPDCEEITEKPAAADPNTTSTLPAETVSTVVNSTAVIQPTQVITSIASPQNSNLVSKVLIPINSIPTYNTALDNSSLLLNTYNKFPYPTVSEIALLATQAKYTEEQIKIWFSAQRLKHGVSWTPEEVEEARRKQFNGTVHTVPQTITVIPAHISAASNGLPSILQTCQIVGQPGLVLTQVAGAGSLPVTAPIALTVAGVPNQTQLQKGQVQATQPVTETKQVAAVPAPQLTKSEVVVAAADTVGVRAKKTKEQLTELKISYLKNHFPHDLEIVRLMKATGLTKGEIKKWFSDTRYNQRNSKHNHYNHLSNDSCTIVIDSSDETNEPPTMVPLQQKSSWNASDLSPQKVKEKTAEQLQVLQDSFHNNPVLTEDELNRIRSETKLTGREIDTWFAEQKKSTGLQDEGEELNESNTTSSKEASAETSGGEGAGAQKAVKLAKKTPEQLHMLKMSFVRTQWPSAEEYDKLAEETGLPRPEIVGWFGDTRYAWKNGGLKWYYYYQGANANSMNGQSYSRRRGRGRSKGRGRGRPRGRPRANRRIKHWDRAPVIKFKTGKAILKDYYLKHKFLNEQDLDELVAKSHMGYEQVREWFGDRQRRADLGLELFEEEEEEEELLDYQDDEDDDDDEDNEEETDDSDNWEPPRHVRRKFSKSD from the coding sequence ATGGCAAGTAAGCGAAAATCCACCACGCCCTGCATGGTCCTAACAAGTGAACCTGATCCAGACCTAGAAGTGGTATCTGATGTCGAAGAAGGACCACCCGTGATTACACCAGCAGGAAGCATCTCGAGTGACGAGGACTCTGGAGAATTTGTGGACTCAGACAATCAGCAGAATAAGAAAGTTGAAGGTGGCTATGAATGCAAATACTGCACATTTCAGACTCCAGATCTCAATATGTTTACTTTTCATGTGGATTCGGAGCACCCCAATGTCGTACTAAGTTCTTCCTATGTCTGCCTTGAATGCAAGTTTGTTACCAAAAGATACGATGCTCTTTCGGAACATAATATAAAATACCACCCTGGGGAGGAGAACTTTAAGTTGACCATGGTGAAGCGTAATAACCAGACAATCTTTGAGCAAACAGTCAACGATCTTACTTTTGATGGGAGCTTTACGCAAGAGGAGAAGGCCAAAGAACTGGAGGCTTCTGAAGTTCCCTCATCAGGTGGCATCTCAATTAGCAAAACCCCTATTATGAAAATGATGAAAAACAAGAATGAAACAAAGCGAATTGCTGTCTTCCACAGCACGGCAGAGGATGGTcctgcagaagagaaaaatactGAAAGTGACCCTGACTGTGAGGAAATAACAGAAAAACCAGCCGCCGCAGACCCCAACACAACCAGTACGTTGCCTGCGGAAACAGTTAGCACAGTTGTGAATTCTACAGCAGTGATTCAGCCTACTCAAGTGATAACAAGCATAGCTTCCCCGCAGAACTCTAACTTGGTTTCTAAGGTCTTGATCCCTATCAATAGCATTCCGACCTACAACACAGCTTTGGATAATAGTTCCCTCTTACTTAATACTTACAACAAGTTCCCTTATCCAACGGTGTCAGAAATTGCACTTCTTGCCACTCAAGCTAAATACACAGAGGAGCAGATCAAAATCTGGTTCTCTGCCCAGCGTCTGAAACACGGGGTCAGCTGGACACCAGAGGAAGTAGAAGAAGCCAGGAGAAAGCAGTTCAACGGCACTGTACATACCGTCCCTCAAACCATTACAGTTATTCCAGCACACATTTCAGCAGCTAGCAATGGTTTGCCTTCCATCCTGCAGACATGCCAAATAGTTGGCCAGCCAGGACTAGTTCTTACACAGGTTGCAGGCGCTGGCTCGCTTCCAGTGACGGCCCCAATAGCTTTGACTGTGGCAGGAGTCCCAAATCAAACCCAGCTGCAAAAAGGACAGGTCCAGGCCACTCAGCCTGTTACTGAAACCAAGCAAGTGGCTGCTGTCCCAGCCCCTCAGCTTACCAAATCGGAAGTGGTGGTAGCAGCTGCCGATACGGTTGGAGTCCGTGCAAAAAAGACAAAGGAGCAGCTGACGGAATTAAAGATCAGCTACCTTAAAAATCACTTCCCTCATGATTTGGAGATAGTCAGGCTCATGAAAGCAACGGGGCTGACTAAAGGGGAGATTAAAAAGTGGTTCAGTGACACCAGGTACAACCAGAGAAACTCAAAGCATAACCATTACAATCATCTCAGCAACGACTCCTGTACTATTGTTATTGATTCAAGTGATGAAACAAATGAGCCCCCAACAATGGTCCCACTGCAGCAGAAATCATCATGGAATGCCTCTGATCTCAGTCCCCAGAAAGTCAAAGAAAAGACAGCTGAGCAACTTCAAGTTCTCCAAGATAGTTTCCACAATAATCCTGTCCTTACAGAGGACGAGCTGAATCGGATAAGGTCAGAAACCAAGCTAACCGGGCGAGAGATTGATACTTGGTTTGCAGAACAGAAGAAATCCACTGGCCTTCAAGATGAAGGTGAGGAGTTAAACGAAAGTAATACCACCAGCTCAAAGGAAGCGTCAGCAGAGACATCtgggggagaaggagcaggagcaCAAAAAGCGGTAAAACTGGCTAAAAAGACACCAGAACAGTTACATATGCTCAAAATGTCATTTGTTCGGACTCAGTGGCCATCAGCGGAAGAGTATGACAAGCTGGCAGAGGAAACTGGGCTTCCTCGACCGGAGATTGTTGGTTGGTTTGGAGATACTCGTTATGCCTGGAAAAATGGAGGCTTGAAATGGTACTACTACTATCAAGGGGCCAATGCAAATAGTATGAATGGTCAAAGCTATTccagaaggagggggagaggaagatcaaagggaagaggaagaggaaggcctCGCGGACGACCAAGAGCAAACAGAAGGATTAAACACTGGGACAGAGCCCCAGTCATCAAATTTAAAACTGGAAAAGCAATTCTTAAGGATTATTACCTGAAACACAAGTTTCTTAATGAACAGGACCTTGATGAGCTGGTTGCCAAATCACACATGGGATATGAACAAGTCAGGGAGTGGTTTGGGGATAGACAAAGAAGAGCTGACCTGGGCCTTGAGTtgtttgaggaggaggaggaagaagaggagctcCTGGATTACcaggatgatgaagatgatgatgatgatgaagataatGAAGAAGAAACAGATGACAGTGACAATTGGGAACCTCCTCGACATGTTAGGCGTAAATTCTCAAAATCAGACTGA